TAAGTGGggtatttgttataattatataacaatGACACCACAACCCAAGAGAACGATGAatttggttatttaaaaatttgattgaacttgaaattcatttgagtGAAAAATGAGATTCTAAAGCAAGTAAGGAATTTCTTGGtgcaataaataaaacaagaacaaaaacaagagagagacaAAAGTAATTTATCATGGTCTGACTTAAACCAAGCTTAATCGCCCTTAACTCTTcattaaagatttttttaacCAATCTACTATAGTCTTCCTATCTCTCCGATAGGCCATTTAATAACAAGTTACGAATTTATATCATTTTGCTTAAACAAGCAAGACCTTTAGTAATAAGGTAGGAATCACAATTCTCCTACAAGCAATGTAAGCTCTCTAGCAAACTAGCTAAGCAATACGACCACATACAATTTGCCTATGGGTCTcacttgaattaaaaaaaaaatattattgtaaaGGTATTGTGTATCAAGTGATGATTTCAGCTTTAATCTTGAAGAAATTTTAGTATGTTGTTGTGCTTGTCGAGTTCTACAAGGTAATATTTTTGATCGTCGTTTTGGCtctttttgggtatttttcataaattctaGTTCGTTTAGATTTCATAGTTTTTCTTCTGTATAGATGCcaagaatttgattttgaagatttaATTGTTGAGATAGGCATTTAGTTGAGCTAGGGAGGAACTTTTTTGTATATTACCCATTATTTGGTAGTGAAAGATCAATTGTTTTGTACTCGTGGTTTTTACTCTCTACGCTGGAGtagtttttcacaaaaaatatttggtgttgATAGTGTGTTTACTGTGATTCTTGGTTTATTGCTTTGTGTGTGTTTTgctcaacaagtggtatcaaagcaaggtTACAAGATTTTCTACCTTGTGTTTAATTAATATGGAAGCTAATACAAGTATAATGATTAATCTAATACAAGCAGAATGATTAATTTTGTTGTTActtaattacaacaataaatttatagtatGAGAAATTATCTCAATGAGGTGGGCGAGTGACCTCTTAATGGTGGGTGACCCTTTTGTGGTGAATGACCCTTTGATCACGAGTGACCCTCTGATAGAAAACCTCCTTAGTGACGAGAAACCTGAAAAAGTGAAAATCCTCTGATGCTTAAAGAAGTCTTGGCCTGAAGAGGAATTAGAGTTTAAATGACGTAGTGAGCATACCTGAATGAGAAAGATAACCCTCATATTTATACTGAGAAGGAAGATCGACAAGTGGTGTGTGACTTGTTATTCTCAACGAGCATCTTAGAGATGGTGTTggtagggttttgtgtcactcTTAGCCTCTCAAGAAGGTTTCTTGCATGGCTTGTCGAAAGGTTCCTGAGTTTAGGTGGCCAATAAGGGTTTCTCGGGTGTCTTCAGGAGAGGCGAATGACTTTTGGGATTCCTTGGAAAGGTCTCTCAACATTAGTATGGGAGAGGAGGTCTCTTGGCCTTAGTCTTGGTCTCTCACTTAGGCACATGGCTCGCATGGATTGGTGCCACACGAGGAGTTAGTTGGCACGGCTGTAGGGCATGGTTGGTGTGTGTGGTGGGGTTGGTGCATGTGGATGAGGCTCTTGGTGCTGAGTGCGTGCACATGTGAGGGTCTCTTGGGTGGCATAAGGCTGTGCGGCCCATGTATGGCTATTTGATGGCCGAGTGACCCTTACGTGGTTTGCAACCAACTTGCTAAGTGACCCTTACTCGACCAAAACTGTCTCCTTCGCCATTTAGCCCACCCCGATCCTCTTTGATCCCACCTCATGATGGGCCTAGTCTTACCCAATATACTGCAAGTCCGTTTAGCCATACTTgggctgtaacaccccgctttttcgggcgtgttatgacttgggacaattctgggataataattttttttttctttcaaacttaattctaaatctCATCATACCTTGAATCCATCCcagaattttcatacatttatctcaaaagaaaatcactatacacatcaaatgcagaagcaaagatcgaaacctgatatcttaacattaatcataaataaattcaacattcctcaaaacgttcagaattcaaagtagcagacttaaatacatgggctacataacatacatttcagtTTTCATGCACcctgctaagtgtcatttcatgcctcatttatcctcgaatctgctacaatctccacctggaacgtttgaatattctaggggcaaaaacccaaattagatgatgaatcatctaagtaagggtacataatgctatgccATGTGCTTATGTAATGTCTTTTatcataggtgtcaactgcacccctcatgctacctaccattttagcgacCACCTCTTTAGAaatcggggtgtatgggtgcacccttggtaaagcagcggtgctagttcgtactccctacggcctcaaatgcgagtgatcaatgatatcaacgtgtatttatgcatttcatagtcatgtcatgtatgcagtctacgtgatgggtttatatcagagtatgtcaatatgatgaaaacatttttcataaaactaaatttaattggggagtaccacttaccttctcaaatttttcaggcTATGTTGAAAtttgtgcatcgcctcgatttacgtgccaacctcaaaattcataCAAGCCACTTCAATTCaagtctcaaagcatcctaatcaccatatttatttaaataagtattaaaacctatttttttataatttctgaaattttctataattttctctctatttcttcctatttttcttcaataaatccagattaaatatttctaaaatattttctcaaatatttcactacgacaattcataaaataatattcttgaatttctaaaattttctagaaaattttatttaccttgACTTAGTCTTTCCgatttcctcggtatgcgtgctcTATCCTTGAAACCCGTGCTTGAACTGATTTCTCACCCAAAATCttcgaaatattaataaatatccaaatcctattttttgggattttcctggttttttttttctaatttttcttattttccttctttttcttcattttctttcctttttctttctttttctttttttctttttttttccctccacttcatcttcttcctcctcccgccTCTGCCATGCGTAAACAGCCatgctcctttttttttttttttccttttcttctttctttttcttcttctcttcttcattctccttcttctcttcctcctcttcttcttcactcgCGGCTGCCTGCAACCAGTACCTGCGCACGCACAGCATCGCGCCCGTCGACACCCGGCCCTTCTGCCAGCCGCTGCTGCTTGCCCGCACCACCGCACGCCTCCGCCAATCGCCTCTCTGCGCTTCCGGCCGTCCATGCTCGCTGCTCGTGGCTTCTGCGCGCTGCTGCCACGTCGCCAAGCTGCTGCAATGGCAGCTCCACGGCTGCCATGGTTGCTTCAGCCAACGCTGAAAGCCTTTCGCGCCTCCACCGAGCTCGCCCGCTGCCTCAGAACCGTCGTGGGAGCTACTCTGCGCTTGCAAACTAGCCGTTGAGCTTGCAGCTGCTTTCTCTCCTTCTCTGCAACTCTCTGTTGCACTTCCCCATTTGCTCACAACCTCCCCCTTTTTATAGCCGATTTTCATCGCCTCACCTCACGCTTTTGCCCATACCTTCTTTGCACAAATCTCGACCGATTTTCAGAGGCATGGCTTGAATCTTGTAGGGGCGTGGCTGATCTGGAGTTGCAGGGCATGGGTTGCATTTATGGATTGATTTTACAGAGGCATGGGCGACGTACACACAGCACACGCATatacttatataatatatatatattttacactaatataattatagaaaaatacccattaattcctcaattttatcataatatcacttgggtaaTTCTCTTATTtcaactatgcccttaaacctcaaatttaTTTGCAatacaataccgaaaacgcaaaattaatattCCAATTTTTAGTTGAAAAGGATGATTTTGCCCCAATGTCCTTACCGGGCTGTTGTTTcctcctgaaaccactgaagggttgctcgttacacaaaatcggagccccctagggttccgttaatttttcgggagtctcctacaacgattcgattttgcagcctaaatgacagctgtattttagctataccgaaaattgttccgaattcgatttctttcgataccataaatcctatcttgatacgctcgtcgagaccatataattttccttagataatttcactccgaggcatttcctacaatcgattcgatacgtataactactatcaaaccaatttttcgatattctaaacttattaaaattacgtggcaatcttatctaaacatgggtTATTACATGGGCTTTTTTCTTTGTTGGGCATAATAGTTGCTCCCATTCTTTTCTTCCGTTTCCCAATGTGAAGAGTAATTGTCAGCCTATCATTTCTTGGGGACTTTTCCCGAGAATGTTTCCTCAATTCCAACATTCTCTATCACTAAGgctttatattcttttttaaatGAGTACGCCAAAGATTTAAAGGAGAACAAATAGAGACAACACAAATAAAATTTGAAGTTCTAAAGGCTTTGTAGTCTCAACGATGGAAATTGAAGATTCCAAACCAAGACTATGGTGCTTGATCATcttagttttgtttttattttttttaagagaatttAAATGAAGATAAGTGTTAGTGcaatgtaatattatttttaaatttattctaagaactcatttattttattgataagatttcaaatacaacaatgaagtgtttgcttatataataatagaatagataACACAAAgctaattaagatataaatgtgtttaattttaatatatatatatatatatacacacatacatacacacatacgtacacataaaatgCAAATTTTGTAAGAATGGATATCCAATTCATTGATCTTTGCCATAGAGGCAACACATCAAGCAAATGCACACCATGAATCGATCTCagtcatcatcttcatctccataactcttcataATCGAAACCTGGTTTCTTCTCTTCGAACGACGATCTTGCCGGCGCCGCTTCAAACTGAACTTCAGCCTTCCGGTATCCCTGAACTGCAGCCTCTCCAACGGATCAATCACACATTCCGGCGGCGGAATGGGGTACCTTATCGTATCATAACAGTAGGAATAGTACATGTATCTTCTCCGGAATTTCTTCATGGCCATGCGTTGCGCTGGCGAGACGCCGGCATACGTTGTGCCGGCGAGTTGATCGTCGTCTTCCGAGGAGCAACGACTAGTGGCTAAAACCTCTTGAATTGGATCGGTGGCGCATCCATGGAGGACAAGGCCGGTGAATTCAGCCACAAATGGAGCGTACTTGTAGTTTACCTTGTATTTGCCGCCGGAAGTTGCCCAATCGGAGGCGTCCCAGATGGTGGCGTACAGAGACATGGGCTTTGAGGGGTAGTCTCCGGCCATGGCGTCGCTTCTTGATATCTCCCGAATTGGAATCTCGTCTATGTAAAAGCTGaataagaaattgaaaatgtcACTTCCGACGatctattttataaaataaaaaaatttaagccccttttaaatttaagttttataaaatattttttagtttttaattctaattttataactaaaaatattttaacattttatgtttacatttattttcaaaaaatttagaaatattaaaaatgatgttttctgATTCATactataaagttaaaaaaataaaaaaaaattaaatattctattTTCTCGTTCGAGAATTATCCATTCGAtagaaatttgaaattaaaaaatagaaaatattttctaaattaaatagCCCTAAGGTTCTATTCCTTTACAACTGAAAGGTCACGAGTATGAAATGTGCAAAATAAACTctttagaaaaataaacaaaaaatactatgaaaatatgattttttcttaattcttgcAAAATGAGGAATCTTGTGGTAACATAGGTTTGACACAAATCCAATGCATGGTCACatgtaaaaatgaaaacatatatatatatatatagggtaaattttatataatatactttAAGATTGTTTAAATTGCACCAactattcttatatttttaaaaaagacaTCCACCTCCATTTCAACTACTACatccaaaataacttttttaccCTTGGATATAAACAACTTTCCATGTTTCCCCTCTAGTTCCGATATCGCATCTCTTTCTTTGTCTCTTTTCACACATTTTCAAGATCCATCTTGTTTCTTTTTCCTACAGCGTTTTGCATTGTAACCCATGGAACTAGTTAACCACTAACTCCCTAgtgtctctttctctccatttaAAACCCTATCATGTAATGGGGTTTTGACTAGGATTAGATAAACCTAAATTagagttcaatttgatttatgGTAAGGTTTTTCTCTAAAACCCCCACTAGAAACTCAATCCGTTGATTCTTTGCATCCACCAGAAATAGCTTGTCAGagaggatgaagaagatgcAACCAATtggtaacttttttttttttttttttttctctccctcgATTCTTTCATTTAGGATTAAAGGTTGGTTAATTTGTTCAAACATAGAAATCTGTATTTAAAAGGTTTGTGTTTTTCATTGTCAAGTGAATCTAGGTTCTTCGAAACTAACTACTCATCTTTCCAtctctgtctctctttctctttctcatccaACGCATTTTCATCAGTAAACCCACTAGTAGGTTcaaatagtaatttattttaattttagaagaaTGAGAATGGGGAAGgcattttaggaattttaataaaattaattgttgttatttAATGAAAAGAAAGTATGTGTTGAATGGGATTTAATCTCAAGAGAGGTTGATAACATTTTGAAAACACAAGGGTAGTaggtataatatttttaaacctatAGTTGTAAAATTTACctaaacatataatatttaacaTGATTCAATCTTAATACTTACATAATTTTGCACTAACTaagaaattaaactaaaatctCCCTACCATGATGTAGTTTTCTcactatttataaaattaaaaatcataaattaccaACACaagtaattataattgaaaTGCTCACAAATTACCAACATGAGTAATAGTAATTGAAATTATAGAGGAAGGTATCTATTGCATTAACCATATCCCCCATGATCCAGCTGCACAATCAAagattagattttatttaagagATTTAATTCctcttaatcaaatatatatgaattcaAGGGATTATCtaacatctttttttattttatactaaacaacaacaaatatatataaaataaatgttaatgTTACTTTGCCTGAGAGCCTCTCAGAGAGAGACTTATCGAGAAGGgtcaaaaagacaaaaatgcctCTGATCACCCAAATGCAAATTTACCCTCTTCCCTACAATCTCccatctcttttctttcctttccatggTTGTCGTCTCCAACAAACTCCAGCACCTACCATCGTCTCGCTGCCTCACTTCGCACCGTCTCGTGCCGACCGTTGTTGCATCTTCCCTATCTGCTATAGCGGTGGTCGGTGCGAGACGAGGAAGGCGGCGAGGTAGTGATGGATGCTAGATCTTATTGGAGGCAGCAACTATGGGaagaggagagaggagagggGAGAGGGGAGGTTGTAGGGAATGGGGTAAATTTACATTTGGGTGGGgggcatttttgtctttttgttcCCTCTCGATAAGTCTCCATATAAGACTCTCGGGTAAAATAGCAATCTACTGCATTAATTTATCCATATCCCCTATGATCTAGCTGCAGAATCAAagattagattttatttaagagATTTAATTCctcttaatcaaatatatatgaattcaAGGGATTATCTAGCACCTTATATTGCAAAGAGGAAACCCTTTATTTCATACTAAACAgcagcaaatatatataaaataaaacatatatatatatgtatatgtaagaagaagaatataaattatgaaattaattaaggaGTAGGTGGAATATCGGACTGACATGATGGTGGTGCTGGTCCAAAGGATGGTGTAACGATGGAAGTCTTTGGAGGGATCAAACCACAGGAAgtatctctcttctctccctcgGCTCGTGCTTCCATTCCCATAGACGTTCGTCTGAAACCGCCACCTTTTCCTCTTCACATTTCCCAGAAACTCAAAGTCCAATTCATCGTGTGTTTTCTCAAATATCTCCCCGTTTGATGCCtgcaatcaatatatatatatatatatatattcatcagATGATCCATCGTCCGTACGTGAAGATAAAAACCCATAATTAGTATGCAAGAGAGATCAATAAGTTCATGAAGAAATTAACAAACTAATTAaatgacacacacacacacacacatacgtAGAAGGCGACGACGACGCCGGCGGTGTAATCTGACGGCAGCTTTATCTTGGCGCTGAAGAAGCCATGGTTGTAGAGATCAGACGACTTGAATCCAGAAcctgtacatatatatatatatatatataggtgtttAATTAGAtacatcttttatatttatatatgtgtttgGATTAATGCATGAAATGATATATAAAGCAAATCAAACGTATATACACAAacatagatacatatatatatatatatagatagatagatagatagatagatagatatatgtGCGTGCGTGTATTTGCCTGTGTACTGGTTGAGTAGAAGATTGACAGTCATGTCATCGGGGGATCTGATGATGTTGGGGTGGCCAAAGAGAGGAGTGAAGCCTTTGTGGAATGGAATTGTGGTGAGGTTGAAAGCTGTGGCTATGGCGCCATGGAAGAGCTGGAGAAGCAGACACAGAGATATTGCTACCCTTTTCCACAGAAATTCCAAAGCTTCCATAATTCTTTAGTTTCTTCAAGCTCTCTCTCATCATTactatgcttatatatatatatatctatatatgcagagagagagagagagagagagagagagagagagagagagagagtggtttAGAAATTTCTTTATTAGTTGAATTAAGAAGCATGCATGGTTGGAGAATCTTATTGCAATAAATACCattaaaatgacatttttacaaatataaattacagtaattaataatttgacatatatatacacatatcaGAGAGTTGCTTGAGATTATGTACGTTATCAGGATAGCatatattattctttaataattttgGGAACCTTAATTAGCAGAGTATCTCAGTTTTATTAATTGGCATTCATGTAATTTGATGATGGTCCTGTGAATCACTCAATCCCTTGCTAACATACACAGACATGCTAGTTTTGGTTGGCACcaaactgatatatatatatatatatatagttctaaTTCTCTTAACCTAGATAATTATTTAATGGTCATCCCCTACCAATAGTCTTTAATacaagatatataattttatgctTTAAAAAGTCGAGAATAAAATTTTTGTCTCGCTTTTCATAAAAGTACCATTCTTATTATAATCAAAACCCAATAACTTTCTATCCAAATAAAACTCGATCTCAATACTTTCCTATTTGTTAAAACTCAAAgtcaatttttttcttcaaaataaattgacatAAAGTAGTGTAGATGAGTTGAGTtagattataaaattaaatgggtAACTAAGAACTATATATAAATCCAAGTTCATGAATAATTAATCCTTTCCAACATCATCAATTAATGGCCTAGCTAGCCCTATTGGGCCGTGGAcccatatataatttatttaaattttgataaattatgtgACTGACATTTTAAAATCCATcgccaaattaattaatatgaaaagaaggaagaaacaGACGAAGATGTATTATTAGAAGGTAATTAACTAAAGAGAGCGATGCAAATTAAGGGCTAGAATCTGACTAAGCATCTTCCTTCAGAGTTATCAACTTATCATGGTTGGATGACAACAAGGTGTCCACGTGTCCACATCATCACTGCACCCTAATTATTTGTCAattgatttcatatttttaacgAAAATCCTAGGAGAGATGTGTATGTATGTGGCCTTATATAGTTACAGCTAGATATATGTCTTCTTGTTATCTCTACaattagtatattatatatgatagctacatacatacatacaataatattaatattaatagtgACCCCACGAGCATGACACAGTGATAAAacataaagaagaaaacaaaaatatcggagatttaaatttttgtggCGTTTTAAAAAGCagaattattgttaaaaaataacattagtTAGAAGATAAAGTTGTCCACCTGAGATAGGATCATGGTGCACCTTGTCTCCCTTCAAGAATCTCGTCTGCAAGATAAAAAGGTGGAATCCACGGGGGAAtagtcatttttcaaaaatttattccaaGTATGTATAGATTGTGATCGTATTTAGATTTACCTGTAAAGCGAACCAGAGAAAAATCTACTCTCTCTATAATTATTCGGACAAATCTCAAACACttggattataaaaaaaataatattaatagtgTATGAACTGAGCCATTTGAGTGATAGCTGCAAGtcaatttaatatgaattttttatttttttatttttcaaagaaaaaatccaacaaaaatatcttatttttaattaaaaatataatataatttaacacACAAATTatgtttcttaaaaataaaaatttgctgtaatttttatttatgggtGGCAAAAGTGGAGATTTTTAGCCAATCTATATTTAAGGTTATAATTGCctctttttaaataaaaccaAATAAGTAATGGACATAAGATGGGACAAATGGGCTTGAGTGTGGAGAGTGGGATTGTTAAATGGCACAAGCGAAGGGCAGTTGGCAATTGATGGTGTGGAgttgtcattaattaatttaattaacttaaaaggATAGGGATGTTGAAAGAGGTTGCACCAACCAAACAACTCCCTAATCTAAATTAACATATCCCACAAGAGGCATAATTGGAAGAGCCCAATTtgccaacatgagcaaaagctTCACAGGCACTTGTCCACATCTCTCTCTATGCCAACACAAGATTTAACAATTTGGAAAAATTAATTGATGTTTTGATAAGaggaatctctctctctctctctctcctctctttctctaaaaAAAAGACAGAATTGGGATGATTGATTGAATTTGCAGGCATAAGCAAGGGGATAAGAGTTTTGGAAAAGTTTGATTGGTTGATGAGAAAAGTCCAGCTGTGACtatgcaagaaagaaaatgaaggaaaaagacTCTGTTTTCGTGGGCCCTTGGTTCTTTGAAATTGGGCCAGAACGGGCCCACTTCAAGAATTTGTTCTGTTTCTTGTGGAGCTGCTCTCTCCGCCGTCTAATGGTTGGGTGAGGCCATCTCTATCATaaataagaaaaggaaagaatagGAAAAGAAAGCATGAAAGCCACTTATGCGACTGACTGCAGTGAATTCTATTCTTCTAGAATGCAAAGgttgataaactaaataaacCCACTACGTATCCAAAATTACCCATTAAAATTGCCTTCGCAACCCACATATTTCTAAATGGGTCGTGCTTGTATAGAAGGGGTTTGCAGAACTCCTTCATAGACGCGATATATCGTGAgattttgacataaa
The Diospyros lotus cultivar Yz01 chromosome 12, ASM1463336v1, whole genome shotgun sequence DNA segment above includes these coding regions:
- the LOC127787458 gene encoding probable xyloglucan endotransglucosylase/hydrolase protein 30 isoform X2, which gives rise to MEQPARNRSALNEQIWKFVTQNRIKSFHRDLLQTRFLKGDKVHHDPISGSGFKSSDLYNHGFFSAKIKLPSDYTAGVVVAFYASNGEIFEKTHDELDFEFLGNVKRKRWRFQTNVYGNGSTSRGREERYFLWFDPSKDFHRYTILWTSTTIIFYIDEIPIREISRSDAMAGDYPSKPMSLYATIWDASDWATSGGKYKVNYKYAPFVAEFTGLVLHGCATDPIQEVLATSRCSSEDDDQLAGTTYAGVSPAQRMAMKKFRRRYMYYSYCYDTIRYPIPPPECVIDPLERLQFRDTGRLKFSLKRRRQDRRSKRRNQVSIMKSYGDEDDD
- the LOC127787458 gene encoding probable xyloglucan endotransglucosylase/hydrolase protein 30 isoform X1, whose protein sequence is MEQPARNRSALNEQIWKFVTQNRIKSFHRDLLQVGASKTRFLKGDKVHHDPISGSGFKSSDLYNHGFFSAKIKLPSDYTAGVVVAFYASNGEIFEKTHDELDFEFLGNVKRKRWRFQTNVYGNGSTSRGREERYFLWFDPSKDFHRYTILWTSTTIIFYIDEIPIREISRSDAMAGDYPSKPMSLYATIWDASDWATSGGKYKVNYKYAPFVAEFTGLVLHGCATDPIQEVLATSRCSSEDDDQLAGTTYAGVSPAQRMAMKKFRRRYMYYSYCYDTIRYPIPPPECVIDPLERLQFRDTGRLKFSLKRRRQDRRSKRRNQVSIMKSYGDEDDD
- the LOC127787458 gene encoding probable xyloglucan endotransglucosylase/hydrolase protein 30 isoform X4; the encoded protein is MEQPARNRDLLQVGASKTRFLKGDKVHHDPISGSGFKSSDLYNHGFFSAKIKLPSDYTAGVVVAFYASNGEIFEKTHDELDFEFLGNVKRKRWRFQTNVYGNGSTSRGREERYFLWFDPSKDFHRYTILWTSTTIIFYIDEIPIREISRSDAMAGDYPSKPMSLYATIWDASDWATSGGKYKVNYKYAPFVAEFTGLVLHGCATDPIQEVLATSRCSSEDDDQLAGTTYAGVSPAQRMAMKKFRRRYMYYSYCYDTIRYPIPPPECVIDPLERLQFRDTGRLKFSLKRRRQDRRSKRRNQVSIMKSYGDEDDD
- the LOC127787458 gene encoding probable xyloglucan endotransglucosylase/hydrolase protein 30 isoform X3; this translates as MEALEFLWKRVAISLCLLLQLFHGAIATAFNLTTIPFHKGFTPLFGHPNIIRSPDDMTVNLLLNQYTGSGFKSSDLYNHGFFSAKIKLPSDYTAGVVVAFYASNGEIFEKTHDELDFEFLGNVKRKRWRFQTNVYGNGSTSRGREERYFLWFDPSKDFHRYTILWTSTTIIFYIDEIPIREISRSDAMAGDYPSKPMSLYATIWDASDWATSGGKYKVNYKYAPFVAEFTGLVLHGCATDPIQEVLATSRCSSEDDDQLAGTTYAGVSPAQRMAMKKFRRRYMYYSYCYDTIRYPIPPPECVIDPLERLQFRDTGRLKFSLKRRRQDRRSKRRNQVSIMKSYGDEDDD